The nucleotide window GGTGTACAGGGACGTGAAGATGGTCGAGATAGGCGACGGCACCAACGAGGTCCAGAGGCTGGTCATAGTGAGGAGCCTGCTGGGCAGGATAAGGGGGGTTAGGACGAAGTAGGGCAGGAGTAAGGAGGAGGGCGGCCTCAGGTAAGCAGGGCCTACGACGGAAAGGCCAACAAGGCGATAACGCTGGGCTGAGGGGCCGTCGCGCTCAAAGGCCCTGAGGAGGCAGAGCCCTTGGGTGCAGGGGCCTGAGGCTCTGGTCAATATCCCCGAGCTACCTTGACGCAAGGGGGCTGCTGGCCCTCTGGAGGGAGGCCCTGCTTGCCCAGAAGGTCCTCATGGGCCTCACCAGGGGATACGCCAAGCACCCCCAGCTCGAGAGGTTCAGGAGGACCAGCGACCCGGTGCTCTACATAGGCACGTACCTCTACTACGTCTACCTTGAGGGGCGGAGGAGGGGGTACGACTTCAACTTAGGCAAGATAGTCAGGTACGACCCGGGCCTGCCGAGGGTCCCAGTGACGTCAGGGCAGGTGAGGTACGAGTTCCAGCACCTGCTGGACAAGCTGAGGGCCAGGGACCCGGCAAGGTATGAGGCGCTGAAGGGCGAGGCCGAGGTCAAGGTTCACCCCCTGTTCTACGTGGTGGAGGGCGACGTGGAGCCGTGGGAGAGGGTTAAGGCCTCCGGCTAGCGCTTAAACTGCTCGCTCTCGCTCTCCCCCTCCAGCTCCTCGAAGCTTATGTAGGCCACCTTGGGCCCGTGCATTGCGAACCAGAGGGCGTCCCTGACGGGCTCCAGGACAACCCTGTCGCCCTCAACGCGAAGCCTGAGCCTAGCGCCCTCTTCTATGCCAAGCAGGTCAGCGACCGCCTTAGGTATTGTTATGCGCCTCCCCCTGTGGACCTTGACCTCAAAGGTGAGGCCAGCGCCCTCGCCCATGCTCTGACCAATGATTGAAACGGCTCCGGCCAGGCCTATAAGTTAGGCGACCTCTGAAAAACGCGAACGTTATTGAGGTGGCGTAACGCCTTCCTCAGCGCCGCCNNNNNNNNNNNNNNNNNNNNNNNNNNNNNNNNNNNNNNNNNNNNNNNNNNNNNNNNNNNNNNNNNNNNNNNNNNNNNNNNNNNNNNNNNNNNNNNNNNNNNNNNNNNNNNNNNNNNNNNNNNNNNNNNNNNNNNNNNNNNNNNNNNNNNNNNNNNNNNNNNNNNNNNNNNNNNNNNNNNNNNNNNNNNNNNNNNNNNNNNNNNNNNNNNNNNNNNNNNNNNNNNNNNNNNNNNNNNNNNNNNNNNNNNNNNNNNNNNNNNNNNNNNNNNNNNNNNNNNNNNNNNNNNNNNNNNNNNNNNNNNNNNNNNNNNNNNNNNNNNNNNNNNNNNNNNNNNNNNNNNNNNNNNNNNNNNNNNNNNNNNNNNNNNNNNNNNNNNNNNNNNNNNNNNNNNNNNNNNNNNNNNNNNNNNNNNNNNNNNNNNNNNNNNNNNNNNNNNNNNNNNNNNNNNNNNNNNNNNNNNNNNNNNNNNNNNNNNNNNNNNNNNNNNNNNNNNNNNNNNNNNNNNNNNNNNNNNNNNNNNNNNNNNNNNNNNNNNNNNNNNNNNNNNNNNNNNNNNNNNNNNNNNNNNNNNNNNNNNNNNNNNNNNNNNNNNNNNNNNNNNNNNNNNNNNNNNNNNNNNNNNNNNNNNNNNNNNNNNNNNNNNNNNNNNNNNNNNNNNNNNNNNNNNNNNNNNNNNNNNNNNNNNNNNNNNNNNNNNNNNNNNNNNNNNNNNNNNNNNNNNNNNNNNNNNNNNNNNNNNNNNNNNNNNNNNNNNNNNNNNNNNNNNNNNNNNNNNNNNNNNNNNNNNNNNNNNNNNNNNNNNNNNNNNNNNNNNNNNNNNNNNNNNNNNNNNNNNNNNNNNNNNNNNNNNNNNNNNNNNNNNNNNNNNNNNNNNNTTATCTTTACATATATGTCGTACCTGACGTTGGCGCTACCCGGCTGGTGCTCAGTCCTGACACACTCTAACGCCCTCCGCCTCGCCTCGTCCTCCTTAGCCTCCTCCCCCTTGAACTCCTCTGTCAGCCTGCTGACCAGGTAGTTGACAATGAAGGCCTTGGTCAGGTAGTGGCTCATGGACTCGCGGCCTGCTTCATCGCCCTCCGCGCTGGGCCTGACCAGGACCTGTACGTTGAAGTCCTTAAGGGCGCCCTCGAGGGCCTTCCAGTACTCATCCTCAAGCCTGACGACGAGCCCGTCGAAGCTGCCTATGTCCTCATAGTCCATCTTCGGCTCGCTGACCCTGCCCCACATCAGGTTAGCGAGCAGGACGTAGAGCCCCTCCTCAGAGGCGACGGGGCTCACCTCAACTGGGCTCGGTATGGTTAACAGGTAGTCCTCAGGGGCGCCGCGGGGGGCCTCGGCCTGGGCGCCGCTCACGAGGCTGCCCACGTAGTAGTCGCCGTAGATCACTATGAAGCCGTAGCCCTGGGAGAAAAGCTCCCTGAGCCTGTCCCTGACGCTTTCCCTGATCCTCCTGAGGGTGGCCTGCGAGGGCCCCTTGACCTCGCCACTTGACGCCTCCTCCCTCAGCAGCCTGCCCAGGTCGCCGCTGACCAGGTCTATTACGAAGAGCCTTCCCCCGGCGCCGACCTCAACGGGTATGAGAAGCAGTAGGTCGGTGACGCTGCTCACGTGCTTTGGCTCCGGCAGGCCCCCGACCCTGACCCTGTAGACCTCCCTGAGGGCCCTCTTGAGGAACTCTATGTAGTCAAAGCCCTTGGCGTGCCTCGCGACGATTAGCAGGGGCCTATCAGGCACGAGCCTGCCCAGGCCGAACAGGGCCCTGTCAACAGTGCTCTCGACCTCGTTTATCTCGCCCTCACTCAGCTCGTAGGGGCTGGGCGCCGTCGACTCTGCAGCGCTCTTTGCGGCGTTTGCCGGGGTAACGCCAAGGCCGCGCACCTCATCGCTGACGCTCCCAAGGGACGCCTGCCCAGGCTGGGCGAACGTTACTGACACCGGCTTAAGCTCGTAGGTGGTCCTCTGCGGCACGTGATAGCTGCCGTCAGGCTGAAGGCTCAGAGCGTTCGGCCTGCTGAACGAGACCGTGACCGGCTGCAACGATATCTTAGTGCTTGGCACAACATTGACGGGGGTCTTCTCATCGACCTTTAACGATATTGGGCCAACTCTGTTGAAGGAAATCTCAACAGGCACCAGCTGTAACTGTCTCAGCACCAAGAAGCTCGGCGCCTCAGCATTAAGGCTGAACGCGATGCTAGCGGGCCTTTCGAAGCGAACGCCCACCTCGGTCAGCCTCAGGGCGGCCGCACTTATCTTAGGTGTTGACGAGTCGATGCGTAGGCTAAGGCTTGGGTTGCTCACAAAGCTGACGCCAACCTTGGCTAGCCTAATCCTAGTCTCTTCGCCCTCACTAATAGCGGTGGAACCCGCACTGCCTGGTGTCGTCTGTATTGATAATGTGCCTAGGCCCTTACGGCGGCGGACGCGAACAATGTACAGCATATAGCCTTCAGGAAGCTCCTTAAGCTCCTTCTCAACAACCTCAACCTCCTGAGCCACGTCAATCACCTAGGCACGCGACATGTAGGTCACCATACTCGAGCCAGGCAATGCCGAGGAACAATAATGGCGAAAACAATTCTAAGAACCTTTCATATGTTATGTCATACGGTATACCTCTCGTAGTATGTAAATTAACAACACCTTTTTCAACTTTAATAGGCGTCATGCCACAGAACTGCCCGTATCCAGCAATCGTGCTTATAAGCTTCTCAAGCGTGTAGCCTGCCGATGTCTCTTCGTTATACTTCGCCTCGACGTATTTCTTAAGTTCATCGCTTACAGGGTAACCAAGTTCATTTAATTTAGATGTCATACCATAGATTTCCTCCACTAACTTAACTATTAGTTTACCAACGCTTCCATCTTTATGTCCAATAACTGCTAGTTCATCGTTCTTAGATTGCACGTTTAGGCCTGGGTCTAATATCTTCGTTAGCTCAACCCCGTATTTGCTCATTAAGTTCCTGACGGAGTCGCTGAACAACTCCTCACAGTACATGATGTTGAGGTAGGGCCTTGGCGTTGAGCGTAAAGACTGCATGAAGAACGTGAACGGGTTGTAGAGCGGCAGTAGCTTAATGCTTTTATTTAGGAAGTCCTCAAAGGCTTTGACCAAATCCAGGTCGTAATCCGCTTGCACCTGTTGTACCTGTATAACTTGCTTTATCCTGGAGTAGATTTCGTCAACAATTCTCTTCATTTCAAATAAGTAAAGCATCACACTAAATTCATACTCAGTTATCGAAACCCCTAGCTTTTCTTTACCTATTTCCTCAAAGCTCATGGTCTTTAATAGATTTAGGAGCCCCCTGCTCTCCTTCAGATCATCATTCTTGTTTTTTCCAAGCCCTATCCCAAGCACGTCCTTGTAGAAGTGTGCGGCTGTGCCAGCTTTGATACAATCAACATAACCGCCCTGCCTTATCTTCTCGAGGCAGTTCTCGTCAAGGCCTCCGAACAGGACCCTTAGCGCGAGGTCCCTCCTCTGCGGGTCAGCGAGCACTGGGCCAGG belongs to uncultured Acidilobus sp. JCHS and includes:
- a CDS encoding Acyl-CoA dehydrogenase, C-terminal domain, with product MYRDVKMVEIGDGTNEVQRLVIVRSLLGRIRGVRTK
- a CDS encoding looped-hinge helix DNA binding domain, AbrB family; protein product: MGEGAGLTFEVKVHRGRRITIPKAVADLLGIEEGARLRLRVEGDRVVLEPVRDALWFAMHGPKVAYISFEELEGESESEQFKR